One window of Medicago truncatula cultivar Jemalong A17 chromosome 2, MtrunA17r5.0-ANR, whole genome shotgun sequence genomic DNA carries:
- the LOC120575835 gene encoding chitinase 2 → MSDHSQNIKTVLRPKIFREYVGVKDEPETLDDFPVNIIHDDVNQFHFILGFATEAYKDGKGTGHFIRDWNFDYFSPEKVFEHKKKYKNMKVMITIGGHGPKYPFNPKEKKVWIFNATSSIRHIIQDYENYLVNDNSCHCTSIIDGIDINYEYIDSSVTGADFSNCIGEVIKRLKKDKHVSKSMEYVSIAPTELLQAHYRTLFWDHKMNINYVDYKFYNQTISTENEFDELYNQLVTDYGGELKLLVGVSTDPSDTKMKRQVFIEGVTRLINNKSLPGLFVWSANDSANPPSNDIEPYILEEILLELFTNN, encoded by the coding sequence ATGTCTGATCACTCTCAGAATATCAAAACCGTTTTGAGGCCAAAAATTTTTCGAGAATACGTTGGCGTGAAGGATGAGCCAGAAACTTTAGATGATTTTCCTGTTAATATCATCCATGATGATGTCAATCAATTCCACTTCATTCTAGGCTTCGCCACTGAGGCGTATAAAGATGGAAAAGGAACGGGACATTTCATTCGTGATTGGAACTTTGATTACTTCAGCCCAGAAAAAGTGTTTGAAcacaagaaaaaatataagaatatgAAGGTTATGATAACTATTGGAGGCCATGGCCCTAAATATCCATTCAATCCTAAGGAGAAAAAGGTATGGATTTTCAATGCCACAAGCTCGATCAGACATATCATTCAAGACTATGAGAACTACCTTGTCAATGATAATAGCTGCCACTGCACTAGCATAATTGATGGTATTGATATTAACTATGAGTATATCGATTCTAGTGTGACTGGGGCTGACTTCTCCAACTGCATTGGAGAAGTTATTAAACGTCTCAAGAAGGATAAGCATGTATCCAAATCCATGGAATATGTGTCCATTGCTCCGACAGAGCTCCTCCAAGCCCACTACCGCACATTGTTCTGGGACCACAAAATGAATATTAACTATGTTGATTACAAGTTCTACAATCAAACTATATCCACAGAGAATGAGTTTGATGAGCTCTACAATCAACTAGTAACGGATTACGGCGGTGAGCTTAAACTTTTGGTAGGTGTTAGCACCGATCCAAGTGATACTAAGATGAAGCGACAGGTGTTCATTGAGGGCGTCACAAGACTGATCAACAACAAATCACTCCCTGGACTTTTTGTTTGGAGTGCTAATGACTCTGCCAACCCACCGAGCAATGACATCGAGCCTTACATCTTGGAGGAAATTCTACTAGAACTCTTTACCAATAATTGA